The following coding sequences are from one Mus pahari chromosome X, PAHARI_EIJ_v1.1, whole genome shotgun sequence window:
- the LOC110313786 gene encoding testis-expressed protein 13D-like encodes MAMDLGDHSTGFRHREVIRFINNEILMNGGGPEFYMAFRMRPWNEIEDQLCAILLDPQVPRPVKRACTWSALALSVRIAARQREQQAYMVGLPQDAFGQGPSAPRASVSELWHLSQQREEAVTQLISTQVALQQAMRECDLLRRRLHHVERSVQMAPLVYDIVPGIQSQQLGASVVPLSPDHERVMGAGEAYDRRYLEAQVSAATNVFYMLGSTSPWPQAMQPTVPVSMPYQLPAHPPFLTRSPFVMPFSPSVVMETETGIVVPVPMPPAYPSGPFAAPCSQNPASVWDQRSYTSTTEGPPVTQHAVPTGDIRDTSQEGNSGKCQGTNTLGDNRSHIQEQDRQGVQARATLVDTENDSEGENEEPEATSAVAAETSSEESEEATDTAEEQEDEEEEAAEEDEAYDNTVDLQNLQELHLPEQGQLHSQSDNSPQASGPASLYSSRCQVKEEDEEEALSTPVWESWSQAVRESPKKQQPQLAKKEKKPQAEAASESQPSSHSRMNWVCPRCKAMNFSWRKVCYKCKKICMPPECGVQPH; translated from the coding sequence ATGGCGATGGACTTGGGCGATCACTCCACTGGCTTTCGCCACAGAGAAGTAATTAGATTTATTAACAACGAAATCCTCATGAATGGTGGTGGGCCGGAATTTTACATGGCTTTCCGCATGCGGCCCTGGAATGAGATAGAAGACCAACTTTGCGCCATTTTGTTAGATCCTCAGGTGCCACGTCCTGTAAAAAGGGCCTGTACCTGGAGTGCCCTGGCACTGAGTGTGCGAATAGCTGCAAGGCAGCGTGAGCAGCAGGCTTATATGGTTGGGTTGCCACAGGATGCATTTGGGCAGGGCCCCTCGGCTCCCAGGGCCTCAGTCTCAGAGCTGTGGCACCTCAGTCAACAGCGAGAGGAGGCCGTCACCCAGTTGATTTCTACTCAAGTAGCTCTACAGCAGGCAATGAGGGAGTGTGATCTGTTGCGCCGGAGGCTGCACCATGTTGAAAGATCAGTCCAGATGGCTCCTTTGGTTTATGATATAGTACCTGGTATTCAAAGCCAACAGCTTGGGGCTTCAGTGGTACCCCTGAGTCCAGATCATGAGAGAGTTATGGGTGCAGGGGAGGCATACGACAGAAGGTATTTGGAGGCACAAGTATCAGCTGCAACAAATGTCTTTTACATGTTAGGAAGCACAAGTCCCTGGCCCCAGGCAATGCAACCAACTGTGCCAGTGTCAATGCCATATCAGCTCCCAGCACATCCACCATTCCTAACCAGATCTCCATTCGTAATGCCTTTTTCACCTTCAGtagtcatggaaacagaaacaggtaTTGTAGTTCCAGTTCCGATGCCTCCAGCTTATCCTTCTGGTCCTTTTGCTGCACCATGCTCCCAGAACCCAGCTAGTGTGTGGGACCAGAGAAGCTACACGTCTACTACTGAAGGTCCTCCGGTCACCCAGCATGCTGTACCCACAGGAGATATCAGAGACACCAGTCAGGAGGGAAACTCAGGGAAATGCCAGGGGACAAATACCTTGGGAGACAACAGAAGCCACATTCAAGAGCAAGATCGCCAAGGAGTTCAGGCTAGGGCTACCCTAGTGGACACTGAAAATGAcagtgaaggagaaaatgaagagccAGAAGCAACATCAGCAGTAGCAGCAGAAACATCATCAGAGGAATCAGAAGAAGCAACAGATACAGCAGAAGAGCAAGAAGACGAGGAAGAGGAGGCGGCGGAGGAGGACGAAGCATATGACAACACTGTAGATCTTCAGAATCTCCAGGAACTTCACCTTCCTGAGCAAGGTCAACTCCATAGCCAGAGTGACAATAGTCCCCAGGCATCAGGTCCAGCTTCCTTGTACTCCAGTAGATGTCAAGtcaaggaagaagatgaggaggaggccCTATCAACCCCTGTGTGGGAGAGCTGGAGCCAAGCTGTGAGAGAAAGCCCGAAGAAACAGCAACCTCAGCTGGcgaagaaggagaagaagccacAAGCGGAAGCAGCTTCAGAATCCCAGCCTAGCTCACACTCTCGGATGAACTGGGTCTGCCCACGGTGTAAGGCTATGAATTTTTCATGGCGCAAAGTCTGCTATAAATGCAAGAAAATTTGTATGCCACCTGAGTGTGGAGTACAACCGCACTGA